The following nucleotide sequence is from Agromyces sp. SYSU T00194.
CCGGCCGGTAGCGATTGCGTACCGCCCAGGTACCGACGAACCGGCCGAACAGCGCCAGCTCACCGGCCAGCGACGGTTCGGGAGCGGATGCTTCGAGTGCACGCGCGAACTCGCTCATGCCGCGAGGCTACGCCGACCCGCCGTCGTTCGGGATCACGTCGGCGTGTCCTCGAGCCCCGGCACCGGCCGCGAGGAACCCAAGCGCTCCATCGACATCCCCTCGACCAGCGAGCCGAGCGCGAGCACGGTCTCGAACCGCCGGATGTTCGGGATCTGCCAGACACGATCGAGCAGCAGCTTCCGGAGGTTGCGGTGGTCGCTGAGGCGGAACTTCGCGAACAGGTCGAACTGGCCCGTGACCACCGTGAGCTCCTCGAGTTCGGGGATCTCCCGGAACGCGCGGAGCGTCTCGGAGAGGTCGTTCCCGGAGTCGAGGGTCACCGGCATGAACACGACCACGTCGTGCCCCAGGCGATCCCAGTCGATATCGACTGTGTAGGAGCGGATGACGCCGAGCCGTTCGAGGCGAGCGATCCGCTCGCCCACGGCAGGCGCCGACATGCCGACCGCGCGGGCGAGCGCACGTTGCGACTGACGCGCATCACGCGAGAGCTCGATCAGCAGCAGCCGGTCGATGTCATCGATCTCCACCGATTCGGACGGACGGTCGACCGCATCGACGAACGCCGACATCGGGCTCCTGCTGGTCATCCGCTCCCCATCCCGGTCGCACTCGGTGGGACAGTCTAGTCGGCGAGGATCGCCGCGACGTCAGGGTAGTTCCCGACCTCCCAGCCGCCGTCCACCACGATCGACGCACCCGTCACGTACGACGCCGCAGGGCTCGCGAGGAACAGCGCAGGCCCCGCGATCTCGTCCGGTTCGGCGGGGCGACGGAGCGCGATCCGGTCGTTCATCGCCGCCGCCAGCTCGGGGACCGACCGATACCCCTCGGTCAGTGGGGTGACGACCAGGCCGGGGAGCACGCAGTTCGCACGGATGCCTCGCGGCGCAGCCTCGATCGCCGTGTTCCTCGTGAACGCCTCCACACCAGCCTTCGCACTGACGTACGCGCTCCCCGCGTGCATCGGGATCCGGCCATTGATCGATCCGACGTTCACGATCGACCCGCCGTCGCGCATCACGGCGAGCTCCGCCTTGGTCGACAGGAAGACGCCGGTGAGCACCAAGCCCAGCGTGAACTCCCATTCGGCCCGCTCCATCCGATCGATCGGTGCGCCCCTCGACGCGCCGGCCACGTTGAACGCCAGGTCGATCTCCGCGGGCATCGCGTCCCGGAGCGCTGTCTCGTCGGTCACGTCCGCCCGACGCGGCGTGAATCGCGGATGTGTAGCGTCCTGAGGCGCCAGGTCGAGGCCGAAGACCACTGCGCCCTCCTCGAGCAGGGCGCGCGTGATCGCCAGGCCGATACCCGACGCAGAGCCCGTGACGACCGCCACGCGACCCGCGAAGCGGGCGCTCATGCGTCCTCCGCGAGATGCGTCTTCCGCAGGCGGACTCCCTCGGACCGGTCGGTCGCGAGATCGCCCAGGCTCAGCAGGGTCTCGATGCGGAGCACGTTCGGGATCTGCCAGACCCGGTCCAGGAGGAGTGCGCGCAGCTCCGCATGGTCGGCGAGCCGGAAGCGTGCCAGCAGGTCGTAGCTGCCAGCGATGACGGTGAGTTCCTCCAGCTCCGGGATATCGCGGAAGGCGCTCAGCGTCGGGGCGAGGTCCGTGCCGGAGTCGACGGTCACCGGCATGTACACGACGACCTCGTGGCCCAGCCGGTCCCAGTCGAGGTCGATCGTGTACCCGCGGATCACGCCCGACCGTTCGAGTCGCGCGATCCGCTCGGAGACCGCGGGCGCGGACATCTCGACTTTCGCGGCGATCTTGCGGACCGAGAGCCGGGAGTCCTCGGCGATCACCTCCAGGATCGCGATGTCGGTCTCGTCGATCCGCACGGGGTCGTGCGGTCGTTCCACCGCTCCCACCAGGGCCGACATCGGCGTCGAGCGCGTCACGACGTGACCGCCCCGACGCGACCCAAGGCAGGCCGCGCCCCACCCTCGGTCTCCCGGTACCACGACGC
It contains:
- a CDS encoding Lrp/AsnC family transcriptional regulator, with amino-acid sequence MTSRSPMSAFVDAVDRPSESVEIDDIDRLLLIELSRDARQSQRALARAVGMSAPAVGERIARLERLGVIRSYTVDIDWDRLGHDVVVFMPVTLDSGNDLSETLRAFREIPELEELTVVTGQFDLFAKFRLSDHRNLRKLLLDRVWQIPNIRRFETVLALGSLVEGMSMERLGSSRPVPGLEDTPT
- a CDS encoding SDR family NAD(P)-dependent oxidoreductase; translation: MSARFAGRVAVVTGSASGIGLAITRALLEEGAVVFGLDLAPQDATHPRFTPRRADVTDETALRDAMPAEIDLAFNVAGASRGAPIDRMERAEWEFTLGLVLTGVFLSTKAELAVMRDGGSIVNVGSINGRIPMHAGSAYVSAKAGVEAFTRNTAIEAAPRGIRANCVLPGLVVTPLTEGYRSVPELAAAMNDRIALRRPAEPDEIAGPALFLASPAASYVTGASIVVDGGWEVGNYPDVAAILAD
- a CDS encoding Lrp/AsnC family transcriptional regulator is translated as MERPHDPVRIDETDIAILEVIAEDSRLSVRKIAAKVEMSAPAVSERIARLERSGVIRGYTIDLDWDRLGHEVVVYMPVTVDSGTDLAPTLSAFRDIPELEELTVIAGSYDLLARFRLADHAELRALLLDRVWQIPNVLRIETLLSLGDLATDRSEGVRLRKTHLAEDA